One window of the Carnobacterium maltaromaticum DSM 20342 genome contains the following:
- a CDS encoding LPXTG cell wall anchor domain-containing protein, with protein sequence MSSQSRDGEKKRFIFNRGTLKKAFIISAASVLLFSPAAPIFQNGQFLGFQDQTASAAGLAEVSILGSSTLVSNTGTPTSNGTILSPNLDGNYDVDLTFEGQALANVGLADPKVVVFSLPPELEGKVVGGATIDIDAKLLPITPGDLPAVSVLIGAVDTALNTLKAAATPLGVDLTSLTTAFGAIRNAQDLGSYQASLPGVVSADGKSISVDFTDGLGLFVRQAFVDTFQPLRDAVNQLSFPFPASITLNPLLAALKLALNPVFNLVDTLVEDSSGLLTNFLSVNLLAGTSYDVKFAVSKPDAAQATIHAAAVKNPIIDASLLGAINSEGANATLIFANPIWDNYVIPAPSVNQVYVGDAAITGTVALTNPIPPGSTFEAIVTLADGSTVTAPVNAVDGSFSIDVSGKTLTANDVLSTIIQGTNSGVPKDSLSTETTVLAVPNPEWDAYVVKEPTISPVHVGDTNVTGTVTLNTPIPAGTTFTAVVTLPDGSKVNAPVGVDGVITVPLNGYVLQAGDTLSTIIQATNNGATKDSTPTVSTVLPEVNTEWENYVVTPPVISDVTVGDTNVTGTVSLATPIPAGTTFEAIVTLPNGSQVTAPVGIDGVITVPLNGYVLAADDVLNTIIQATNAGETKDSTNVATTVKAVTWGTYTVAAPSLQPIFTTATAIDGTVTLATPIPLGATFEAIATLPNGSTVSVPVNGDGSFSLPLGGVQLAAGEQVSVIVQGTLNGETRDSQVITATVQAVSNPEWDNYVVAAPVLDPLRVNDASLTGNVTLNTPIPAGTTFTAQVTLPDGSTISGIVAPNGAISLNLNGYPLVVGDTLSVIVQAKNGSQGKNSPAVSVTVLPVLVDPEWTNYVVATPTINPVRVGDTTATGAVTLNTPIPAGTTFTAEITLPGGTVVTAPVNPDGVISVDLGGANLVVGDTLTTVIKAKNGTDGKVSQSVTTTVIAAAVDPEWTNYVVATPVITPVYDDATSVTGMVTLNTPIPVGTTFTAAVTLPNGSVVTAPVNPDGAITVDLGGYTLVAGDTLTTVLQAKNGVDGKNSPTVTTTVLARDTNPEWTNYAIVAPVIDPTYDGATVINGKVTLTTPIPVGSTFVAIVTLPNGTTATTDVQPDGTISVTNLGGYVLQEGDSFTTLVQGTNNGVIKNSPTVTTVVQAEPGNTEWENYVVAAPVIDPVHVGDATVTGTVTLATPIPVGTTFEALVTLPDGSVVSAPVNGDGNISVPLNGYVLQVGDTLSTLVQATNNGETKNSNAITTTVLGPIVDPEWTNYVVANPVIAPVYDDATTVTGTVTLATPIPVGTTFSAIVTLPNGTKVSAAVQPDGVITVDLNGYVLVAGDQLSTVVEAKNGTDVKTSSSVGTTVLARDTNPEWTNYVVTAPTVNPIHVGDVALTGTVALAQPIPAGTTFTAYTILPDGSKVSAPVNPDGSISIDLTGKTLVAGDDLKTYIEATNGGQTKDSAQITTTVLAKEGNPEWDNYVVAAPVVDPIRAGATEITGTVTLNTPIPAGTTFTAIVTLPDGSKLTAPVNPDGSITVDLGGKTLVAGDTVVTYVEAANAGQTKDSAQITSTVLPADGDTEWTNYIVATPTVNPVYEGDTTVTGTVVLNTPIPAGTTFVAIVTLPDGSTVSAPVNPDGTISVDLGGKTLVAGDTISTLVEATHGGETKDSSTVTSTVLPKVVDPWESYVVADPTINPVHADDVAVTGTVTLTQPIPDGTTFVAIVTLPDGTKLTGTVAADGTITVPLNGATLEPGDVISTIVQAQNDGKTKDSNPVDSTILDPTGESDWDKYIVATPVLDPIYVGATQITGKVTLIQPIPDGTTFKATLVLPNGTKLTGTIEADGTITVDLDGNILTAGDTITEYIEATNENRVKEGPSASGQVQPREVDPWENYVVKEPTINPVHAGDKTVTGSVTLNQPIPAGVTFTAVVTLPDGSQVSGTVAEDGTITVDLGDVVLKEGDTISTVVVAHRGDETKESTPVESTILPGEIDPAWANYAITLPSIDDVYVSDTKVTGKVQLNTPIPNGTTFKALITFADGRTETVDLADDGTFKIDWTLLRAAHALTEGDSITATIQGTNAENLKTGPTATTIVLADKVPTSEWDSYVVAPPTIDPVHAGDQTITGKVTFNTPIPAGTTFVANVTLPNGTVIEAPIAVDGSYKVKVTGPQLKVGEKVSATVQAKNGTETKDSSAVSTTVLAKTGGSNGGNNGNSGNGGNTGNTGNTGNSGTGATTTNYGNKTYSKSDTFPQAGETQNSVFGLLGVLAIGLAGLFLFSKKNRKMTK encoded by the coding sequence ATGAGCAGTCAAAGTCGAGATGGAGAGAAGAAGAGATTTATTTTTAACAGAGGTACGCTAAAAAAAGCATTTATCATTTCAGCCGCATCGGTTTTATTATTTTCACCAGCAGCACCTATTTTTCAAAATGGTCAATTCTTAGGCTTTCAAGATCAAACAGCTAGCGCAGCAGGTTTAGCTGAAGTTAGTATTTTAGGTTCTAGTACGTTAGTGTCTAACACTGGAACGCCAACTAGTAATGGAACTATTTTGAGTCCTAATCTTGACGGCAACTATGATGTTGATCTAACTTTTGAAGGACAAGCTTTAGCCAATGTCGGCCTAGCAGATCCCAAAGTTGTCGTGTTTAGCTTACCCCCTGAGTTGGAAGGGAAAGTAGTTGGTGGAGCAACGATTGATATTGATGCCAAATTACTTCCAATTACACCGGGGGATTTACCAGCGGTTAGTGTATTGATTGGAGCAGTAGATACAGCGCTTAATACGTTAAAGGCTGCTGCAACTCCACTAGGGGTAGATTTAACTTCTTTAACAACAGCGTTTGGAGCCATTCGAAATGCCCAAGATTTAGGCTCTTACCAAGCATCTTTACCAGGTGTTGTCTCTGCCGATGGGAAGTCAATTAGTGTAGATTTTACAGATGGTTTAGGTTTGTTTGTCAGACAAGCTTTTGTTGATACATTCCAACCTTTACGCGATGCTGTTAATCAATTAAGTTTCCCATTCCCTGCTAGTATCACTTTAAATCCTTTGTTGGCCGCTTTAAAACTAGCGCTCAATCCTGTTTTTAATTTAGTGGATACTCTTGTGGAAGATTCCAGTGGACTTCTAACTAATTTTTTAAGTGTTAATTTATTAGCAGGAACTAGTTATGATGTGAAATTTGCTGTTTCAAAACCAGATGCAGCGCAAGCTACGATTCATGCAGCAGCAGTTAAGAACCCAATTATTGATGCAAGTTTATTAGGCGCAATCAATAGTGAAGGTGCCAATGCAACGTTAATTTTTGCGAATCCAATTTGGGATAATTATGTGATTCCAGCCCCTTCAGTGAATCAAGTTTATGTTGGAGATGCAGCGATTACAGGTACTGTTGCTTTAACTAATCCGATTCCACCGGGCTCAACATTTGAAGCGATTGTAACGTTAGCAGATGGTTCAACGGTAACAGCACCTGTTAATGCTGTCGATGGTAGTTTTTCAATAGATGTTAGTGGCAAAACATTAACTGCCAATGATGTTCTTTCTACAATTATTCAAGGAACGAATAGCGGTGTTCCGAAAGATAGTCTATCAACAGAAACAACGGTTTTAGCGGTTCCGAACCCAGAATGGGATGCCTATGTGGTAAAAGAACCAACAATTAGTCCAGTTCATGTTGGCGATACAAATGTAACAGGAACTGTCACATTAAATACACCGATTCCAGCCGGTACAACTTTCACAGCAGTGGTTACTTTACCAGATGGAAGTAAAGTGAATGCCCCTGTCGGAGTTGATGGTGTAATCACAGTGCCATTAAATGGTTATGTATTACAAGCTGGTGATACTCTTTCTACAATTATTCAAGCAACAAACAATGGAGCGACTAAAGATAGTACTCCAACAGTAAGTACAGTTTTACCTGAAGTTAATACTGAATGGGAAAATTATGTGGTAACTCCACCAGTTATTTCTGATGTTACAGTTGGTGATACAAATGTGACAGGGACGGTTAGTTTAGCCACTCCAATCCCAGCGGGTACAACTTTTGAAGCAATCGTAACCTTGCCAAATGGCAGTCAAGTAACGGCGCCAGTCGGAATTGATGGCGTGATTACAGTGCCGTTAAATGGTTATGTTTTAGCAGCAGATGATGTGTTGAATACGATTATTCAAGCAACGAATGCTGGCGAAACAAAGGATAGTACTAATGTTGCAACAACAGTTAAAGCTGTAACTTGGGGCACTTATACAGTCGCAGCGCCAAGCTTACAACCTATTTTTACAACAGCAACAGCAATTGATGGAACAGTAACATTAGCTACACCAATTCCATTAGGTGCAACATTTGAAGCTATTGCAACTTTACCGAATGGCAGTACGGTTAGTGTTCCAGTTAATGGGGATGGTAGTTTCTCATTGCCATTAGGTGGTGTTCAATTAGCAGCCGGTGAACAAGTTTCGGTTATTGTTCAAGGTACACTAAATGGTGAAACACGAGATAGTCAAGTCATTACAGCAACTGTTCAAGCAGTCAGCAATCCGGAGTGGGACAATTATGTGGTGGCAGCACCGGTTCTTGATCCATTGCGTGTAAATGATGCTTCTTTAACTGGAAATGTAACCCTAAATACACCAATTCCAGCCGGTACAACCTTTACAGCGCAAGTTACGTTGCCAGACGGCAGTACAATTAGTGGTATTGTTGCACCAAATGGAGCTATTTCGCTTAACTTAAATGGTTACCCATTAGTTGTAGGGGATACCTTATCTGTAATTGTTCAAGCTAAAAATGGCAGCCAAGGTAAAAATAGTCCAGCGGTATCCGTAACAGTTTTACCAGTTCTTGTTGATCCAGAATGGACGAATTATGTCGTCGCAACGCCAACGATTAATCCAGTTCGTGTTGGAGATACAACAGCGACAGGAGCAGTTACGTTAAATACACCGATTCCAGCAGGTACAACCTTTACAGCAGAGATTACATTACCTGGTGGAACTGTTGTGACAGCACCAGTGAATCCAGATGGTGTGATTTCAGTCGATTTAGGTGGTGCTAATTTAGTAGTAGGTGACACATTAACAACGGTCATTAAAGCTAAAAATGGTACAGATGGGAAAGTTAGTCAGAGTGTAACGACAACGGTTATCGCAGCAGCAGTTGATCCAGAATGGACCAATTATGTGGTGGCAACTCCAGTGATTACACCGGTTTATGATGATGCAACAAGTGTGACTGGAATGGTTACGTTAAATACACCAATTCCAGTGGGTACAACCTTTACAGCAGCAGTTACCTTACCAAATGGTTCGGTTGTGACAGCACCAGTCAACCCAGATGGGGCCATTACAGTTGATTTAGGTGGCTATACTTTAGTAGCCGGGGATACTTTGACAACCGTGTTGCAAGCTAAAAATGGCGTCGATGGGAAAAATAGTCCAACCGTAACAACGACTGTTTTAGCTAGAGATACTAATCCAGAATGGACCAATTATGCAATTGTGGCTCCAGTGATTGATCCAACCTATGATGGTGCGACAGTGATTAACGGAAAAGTTACGTTAACAACGCCAATTCCAGTAGGAAGCACATTTGTAGCGATTGTAACCTTGCCAAATGGCACGACAGCAACAACAGATGTTCAACCAGATGGAACCATTTCAGTAACAAATTTAGGTGGATATGTCTTGCAAGAAGGGGACTCATTTACAACGTTAGTTCAAGGTACGAATAATGGTGTAATTAAAAATAGTCCAACTGTAACAACAGTGGTTCAGGCTGAACCTGGAAATACGGAGTGGGAAAATTATGTTGTAGCAGCTCCAGTGATTGATCCAGTTCATGTAGGCGATGCTACAGTTACAGGTACAGTAACATTAGCAACACCGATTCCAGTAGGTACAACCTTTGAAGCGCTTGTTACGTTACCAGATGGTAGTGTTGTCAGCGCACCAGTTAATGGGGATGGCAACATCAGTGTTCCATTGAATGGTTATGTATTACAAGTAGGAGATACACTATCCACTCTTGTTCAAGCAACAAATAACGGGGAAACAAAAAATAGTAATGCGATTACAACAACGGTATTAGGACCAATTGTTGATCCTGAGTGGACGAATTATGTTGTGGCGAATCCAGTGATTGCACCTGTTTACGATGATGCAACTACTGTAACAGGAACAGTGACTTTAGCAACACCGATTCCAGTTGGAACAACATTCTCAGCAATTGTAACCTTACCAAATGGCACAAAAGTTAGTGCTGCAGTTCAACCAGATGGTGTGATTACAGTTGATTTAAATGGCTATGTATTAGTAGCTGGGGATCAATTATCTACAGTTGTAGAAGCTAAAAATGGTACAGATGTTAAAACAAGTTCTAGTGTTGGTACAACTGTCTTAGCTAGAGATACGAATCCAGAATGGACCAACTATGTAGTAACAGCTCCAACAGTGAATCCAATTCATGTAGGAGATGTAGCTTTAACGGGAACAGTAGCATTAGCACAACCAATTCCAGCAGGAACAACTTTTACAGCTTATACCATTTTACCAGATGGTTCTAAAGTCAGTGCGCCAGTGAATCCAGACGGTAGCATTTCAATTGATCTTACTGGTAAGACATTAGTAGCCGGGGATGATTTGAAAACGTATATCGAAGCAACAAATGGCGGACAAACAAAAGACAGTGCGCAAATTACAACGACTGTTTTGGCTAAAGAAGGCAACCCAGAATGGGATAATTATGTAGTAGCAGCTCCAGTAGTTGATCCAATTCGCGCAGGTGCGACAGAAATTACTGGCACAGTTACACTTAATACACCAATTCCAGCCGGTACAACCTTTACAGCAATTGTGACTTTACCAGATGGTAGTAAACTAACAGCTCCAGTGAATCCAGATGGCAGTATCACAGTTGATTTAGGTGGTAAAACGCTAGTTGCAGGTGATACAGTTGTCACGTATGTCGAAGCAGCAAATGCAGGACAAACAAAAGACAGTGCTCAAATTACGTCAACTGTCTTACCAGCAGATGGAGACACAGAGTGGACCAACTATATCGTTGCAACTCCAACGGTTAACCCAGTTTACGAAGGGGATACAACTGTAACTGGAACGGTTGTATTAAATACACCAATCCCAGCAGGAACAACATTTGTAGCGATTGTGACATTACCAGATGGTAGCACAGTCAGCGCTCCAGTGAATCCAGATGGCACCATTTCAGTTGATTTAGGTGGAAAAACATTAGTTGCTGGCGATACAATCAGTACGTTAGTCGAAGCAACTCATGGTGGAGAAACGAAAGATAGCTCAACAGTGACATCAACAGTGTTACCAAAAGTTGTTGATCCTTGGGAAAGTTACGTTGTAGCAGATCCAACAATTAATCCTGTTCACGCAGATGATGTTGCAGTTACTGGAACAGTTACTTTAACTCAACCAATTCCTGATGGCACTACCTTTGTCGCTATTGTGACATTACCAGATGGAACTAAGTTGACAGGAACAGTAGCAGCTGATGGAACAATTACAGTTCCTTTAAATGGTGCAACTTTGGAACCAGGCGATGTCATTTCAACAATTGTACAAGCACAAAATGATGGGAAAACAAAAGATAGTAATCCAGTTGATTCAACAATTTTAGATCCAACAGGCGAGTCTGATTGGGATAAATATATTGTTGCAACGCCAGTACTTGATCCAATTTATGTTGGAGCAACGCAAATTACTGGTAAGGTAACATTAATTCAACCAATTCCAGACGGAACAACATTTAAAGCAACATTAGTGTTACCGAATGGAACTAAATTAACTGGAACTATTGAAGCTGACGGTACGATCACAGTTGATTTAGATGGAAATATCTTAACAGCAGGTGATACGATTACTGAATATATTGAAGCAACAAATGAAAACAGAGTCAAAGAAGGTCCTTCTGCTTCAGGTCAAGTTCAACCTAGAGAAGTCGATCCTTGGGAAAATTATGTTGTCAAAGAACCAACTATTAATCCTGTTCATGCAGGGGATAAAACAGTTACAGGATCAGTAACATTGAATCAACCAATTCCAGCAGGAGTAACCTTTACTGCTGTTGTAACCTTACCAGATGGTAGTCAAGTTTCTGGAACAGTTGCAGAAGATGGTACAATTACAGTTGATTTAGGTGATGTAGTTCTTAAAGAAGGGGATACAATTTCGACAGTAGTAGTGGCTCATCGTGGTGATGAAACGAAAGAAAGCACACCAGTTGAATCAACTATTTTACCAGGAGAAATAGATCCAGCTTGGGCTAATTATGCAATTACTTTACCGTCTATTGATGATGTTTATGTAAGCGACACTAAAGTAACAGGTAAAGTTCAATTAAACACTCCAATTCCAAATGGAACGACCTTTAAAGCATTAATTACTTTTGCAGATGGTCGAACTGAAACAGTTGATTTAGCAGATGATGGAACCTTCAAAATTGATTGGACCCTTTTAAGAGCGGCTCATGCATTAACTGAAGGTGATAGTATTACTGCAACGATTCAAGGTACAAATGCAGAAAATCTTAAAACAGGACCTACTGCAACTACAATTGTTTTAGCAGATAAAGTCCCAACTAGCGAATGGGATAGTTATGTTGTAGCACCACCAACAATTGATCCTGTTCATGCAGGAGATCAAACAATTACTGGTAAAGTTACGTTTAATACTCCAATTCCAGCAGGCACAACATTTGTAGCCAATGTAACCTTACCAAATGGAACGGTTATTGAAGCACCGATTGCCGTTGATGGAAGTTATAAAGTTAAAGTTACAGGACCACAGTTGAAAGTTGGCGAAAAAGTTTCAGCAACCGTTCAAGCTAAAAATGGAACTGAAACAAAAGATAGTTCAGCTGTATCAACAACTGTTCTAGCTAAAACTGGTGGTTCAAATGGAGGTAATAACGGAAACTCTGGAAATGGTGGAAACACAGGCAACACAGGAAATACAGGAAACAGTGGAACCGGAGCAACAACTACGAATTATGGTAACAAAACGTATAGTAAATCAGACACATTCCCACAAGCAGGGGAAACACAAAATTCAGTGTTTGGCTTACTAGGTGTACTAGCAATTGGTCTTGCTGGACTATTCTTATTCAGTAAAAAGAATAGAAAAATGACTAAATAA
- a CDS encoding DUF916 and DUF3324 domain-containing protein — translation MGRLLKWIGIIGFMIGLLFSGAGYVFANEMNFSVQAILPENQRDKKQSYFDLKMEPKQEQVIQIELKNDTEEDIIVETTANTAVTNDNGLADYTKSAGKKDSSLKISFAEIANVPMETLVPKQSSTLLDVQLKMPDEVYDGVLLGGLYFKEKEVESEKTEKEEGAVAIENRFAYSVGVLLTETDVVVQPKLALNEVKADQKTGHNIISLNLQNQHAALVKKLKVDAKIYEQGNKTILYEKKQDDLRMAPNSNFNYAIDVVDTELKPGTYEAEVVANDGYRDWKMKKTFVIESAEAEKLNKSSIDDPPKTFDSRWYILIGGIAVIFVGGIAYWLGKNGKKT, via the coding sequence ATGGGACGGCTATTAAAATGGATAGGTATAATTGGATTTATGATAGGTTTGTTGTTTTCCGGAGCAGGGTATGTATTTGCGAATGAAATGAATTTTTCAGTTCAAGCTATTTTACCTGAAAATCAACGTGATAAAAAACAAAGCTATTTTGATTTGAAAATGGAACCCAAGCAAGAACAGGTTATCCAAATAGAATTAAAAAATGATACCGAAGAAGATATTATTGTTGAAACAACAGCGAATACAGCCGTCACTAATGACAACGGATTAGCCGATTATACAAAATCAGCAGGGAAAAAAGATTCTAGCCTAAAGATTTCATTTGCTGAAATAGCCAATGTTCCAATGGAAACCCTTGTGCCTAAACAATCTAGTACGTTATTAGATGTTCAATTAAAGATGCCAGATGAAGTCTATGATGGAGTTCTTTTAGGTGGACTTTATTTTAAAGAAAAAGAGGTAGAATCTGAAAAAACAGAAAAAGAAGAAGGCGCAGTAGCTATTGAAAATCGATTTGCTTATTCAGTGGGCGTTTTGTTAACAGAAACAGATGTCGTTGTTCAACCAAAATTAGCTTTAAATGAAGTTAAAGCAGACCAGAAAACAGGGCATAACATTATTTCATTGAATCTTCAGAATCAACATGCGGCCTTAGTCAAAAAGTTGAAAGTCGATGCTAAGATCTATGAACAGGGAAATAAAACCATTTTATATGAAAAAAAACAAGATGATTTGAGAATGGCACCTAATTCTAATTTTAATTACGCGATTGATGTAGTTGATACGGAACTTAAACCGGGCACTTATGAAGCAGAAGTTGTTGCTAACGACGGTTATCGAGATTGGAAAATGAAAAAGACTTTTGTGATTGAGTCTGCCGAAGCTGAAAAACTAAACAAATCCTCAATTGATGATCCACCAAAGACATTTGATTCGCGCTGGTATATTTTAATCGGTGGTATTGCGGTAATTTTTGTAGGAGGAATAGCTTATTGGTTAGGTAAGAACGGTAAGAAAACATAA
- a CDS encoding WxL domain-containing protein — protein MTRGDVMKVGTLCLLAPLVLVSLGGAVVDAATAGTMNSISDVTFTTNTDPTNPVNPTDPTKPVLPVDPLDPADPHEPGTAGPLSIDYVSNFHFGNKVIQVTDATYYASMDSVKDVTTDQVVAVPNYLQVTDKRGSNVGWKVTVTQNGQFKTANTTPDVLDNAQLKLTNATSNSTMNPILAPTASALVTIDPLGASSSLVVSAAEDKGMGTWTTAFGDAVSGGQSISLSVPGTTDKVKNVQYKASLTWNLEDGPL, from the coding sequence ATGACTAGGGGAGATGTAATGAAAGTTGGAACGCTGTGCCTTTTAGCACCGTTGGTTTTAGTTAGCCTAGGAGGAGCAGTAGTAGACGCAGCAACAGCAGGTACCATGAATTCTATTTCAGATGTTACATTTACGACAAACACAGATCCAACTAATCCAGTGAACCCAACAGATCCGACTAAACCTGTGTTACCAGTGGATCCTTTAGATCCAGCAGATCCGCATGAACCAGGTACGGCAGGACCACTTAGTATTGATTATGTATCTAATTTTCATTTTGGAAACAAAGTGATTCAAGTAACAGATGCAACGTATTATGCTTCAATGGATTCGGTGAAAGATGTGACAACAGATCAAGTTGTAGCTGTACCGAATTATCTTCAAGTGACGGATAAACGTGGCTCAAACGTGGGTTGGAAAGTCACAGTTACCCAAAACGGTCAATTTAAAACAGCTAATACAACGCCAGATGTTTTGGACAACGCGCAATTAAAATTAACGAATGCAACGTCTAATTCGACAATGAATCCTATTTTGGCACCAACAGCTTCAGCGCTTGTCACGATAGATCCTTTGGGAGCCTCTTCTTCTTTAGTAGTAAGCGCAGCTGAAGATAAAGGGATGGGAACGTGGACAACAGCTTTTGGAGATGCAGTATCAGGCGGGCAATCAATTAGCTTAAGTGTACCAGGTACAACAGATAAAGTTAAAAATGTGCAATATAAAGCTTCCCTAACTTGGAATTTAGAAGATGGGCCGCTTTAA